Proteins co-encoded in one Candida albicans SC5314 chromosome 3, complete sequence genomic window:
- a CDS encoding uncharacterized protein (Protein with a predicted mitochondrial ATPase expression domain; possibly an essential gene, disruptants not obtained by UAU1 method), whose amino-acid sequence MSGIFRANKHVITLSKSLRSYSSIAVGVEDISSQHTNSTESVVVASTTTKSSTTPNSSTIQQILKNLPSAKLTESYRLSSVLLSDIHSSNNSRDDQIRQELVLLRDQRDYPNLIKILEVWSSKDIKGMMKVLGHETVSNYLGEIISFGHLSIFRHYNLTPILNSIKVHSSSRSKRKFTPHDITKSIRNIYSNILYDTNKSREHIYDREKRKDIYASGNLTGSKLSVSDFENLIRLELSNFKVDLASRWFKLFRKYQGGDESYKSKMTPELWKLVFRMEAGGDNKLWIIKPTELSNISYNPMYRRGYIGQHVNFSIQDIQDSSVWSDLDLEFHGCIVQHFGYNGKIDILKKYVETIWGINSKGQLSGTKLSKFDRLYPDLKFLSSLFVSLAYNGEFYYAIKYVNNFQKIYDEMDNTQLANKNFWERVFHWANISTSFTEENALKYFLKQSNYIGEGVESLTLQELTNDVDFDYEGYLQFLNKLKVERCDIFNQIWQIIHQEEENFGFSNYIYKLYLNFLKEHIISTEVETEQKYYDYLSILLKKYQLYHVDAKSFTKRGNLGFFPTNDIDKSIRVLYTDALRALIDYKGEQLKIGHIEPLINEWSLDNEMRLELEDWVANDRIKYYKEKLETRREQFMNNLRSDDNDNDSLLDLM is encoded by the coding sequence ATGCTGGGAATATTTAGAGCCAACAAGCATGTTATAACGCTATCCAAATCTCTCCGATCTTATTCGTCGATAGCAGTTGGTGTGGAAGATATATCTTCACAACATACAAACTCGACCGAATCGGTAGTAGTGGCTTCGACCACCACAAAATCGTCAACCACACCAAACTCATCTACTATTCAgcaaattttaaaaaactTACCTTCAGCAAAATTAACAGAATCATACAGACTAAGTTCAGTTTTACTTTCAGATATTCATAGCAGCAATAATTCTCGTGATGATCAAATTCGTCAAGAATTGGTATTGTTAAGAGATCAACGAGATTATCCCAATTTAATCAAGATTCTCGAAGTGTGGTCTAGTAAAGACATCAAGGGGATGATGAAAGTATTGGGTCATGAAACTGTTTCTAATTATTTAGGTGagataatttcttttggGCATTTATCGATATTTAGACATTACAATTTGACACCAATTTTAAACTCAATTAAGGTCCATTCTTCATCAAGATCTAAACGTAAATTCACGCCTCATGATATTACTAAATCCATCAGAAATATATACAGCAATATTTTATATGATACCAACAAAAGTAGGGAACACATTTATGATCgtgagaaaagaaaagatatTTATGCTAGTGGGAATTTAACGGGGTCTAAATTGAGTGTTAGTGATTTCGAAAATTTAATTAGACTTGAATTGAGTAATTTTAAAGTCGATCTTGCGTCTAGATGGTTTAAACTTTTTAGAAAGTATCAAGGAGGTGATGAACTGTACAAACTGAAAATGACCCCTGAATTATGGAAATTGGTTTTCAGAATGGAAGCCGGTGGGGATAACAAATTATGGATCATTAAACCTACAGAATTGTCAAACATATCATATAACCCTATGTATAGAAGAGGATATATTGGCCAACAcgttaatttttcaattcaagaCATTCAAGATAGTTCAGTTTGGTCAGATTTGGATTTAGAATTCCATGGTTGTATAGTGCAGCATTTTGGATACAATGGGAAAATTGAcattttgaagaaatatgTGGAAACTATATGGGGTATCAATAGCAAGGGGCAATTGAGTGGAACCAAACTTTCCAAATTCGATCGTTTATATCcagatttgaaatttttaagCAGCTTATTTGTATCATTAGCATATAATGGAGAATTTTATTATGCTATCAAATACGTCaacaatttccaaaaaataTATGACGAAATGGATAATACTCAACTCGctaataaaaatttctgGGAACGAGTATTCCATTGGGCAAATATATCAACATCATTTACTGAAGAGAATGCATTGAAATATTTCCTCAAACAAAGTAATTATATTGGAGAAGGTGTGGAAAGTTTAACGTTACAAGAACTCACAAACGATGTTGACTTTGATTATGAAGGTTATTTGcaatttttaaacaaattgaaagttGAAAGATGTGATATCTTCAACCAAATTTGGCAAATTATTCACCAAGAAGAGGAAAATTTTGGATTCTCAAATTACATTTATAAAttgtatttgaattttttaaaagaacATATCATTTCTACAGAAGTGGAAACGGAACAGAAATATTACGATTATTTATCGATTTtactaaaaaaataccAATTATATCACGTTGATGCAAAATCTTTTACCAAAAGAGGTAACTTGGGATTTTTCCCAactaatgatattgataaatcaatacGGGTGCTCTATACTGATGCTCTACGAGCATTGATTGACTATAAAGGGgaacaattaaaaattggtCATATCGAACCATTGATTAATGAATGGAGTCTAGATAATGAGATGAGATTGGAATTAGAAGATTGGGTTGCAAATGATAGAATAAAGTattataaagaaaaattggaaacaaGACGTGAACAATTTATGAATAATTTAAGAtctgatgataatgataatgattcgCTCTTAGATTTAATGTGA
- a CDS encoding translocon subunit (Ortholog(s) have P-P-bond-hydrolysis-driven protein transmembrane transporter activity, protein transporter activity, structural molecule activity): MAAEGLEKLTEVPVEFFKDGSAFVKKCQKPDEKEYLKIIRAVGIGFIMMGVVGYAVKLVHIPIRYLIV, encoded by the coding sequence ATGGCTGCTGAAGGATTAGAAAAATTAACTGAAGTTCCTGTTGAATTCTTCAAAGATGGAAGTGCATTTGTAAAGAAATGTCAAAAACCagatgaaaaagaatacttgaaaattattagaGCCGTTGGTATTGGTTTCATTATGATGGGTGTTGTCGGCTATGCCGTTAAATTAGTTCATATTCCAATCAGATACTTGATTGTTTAG
- a CDS encoding uncharacterized protein (Ortholog(s) have role in rRNA processing and nucleolus, preribosome, large subunit precursor localization), with translation MSQTSSFVKKLASNDKPTRDSALESLKNFLGSKKDLSLLDLKKIWKGLYFSMWYCDRSKAQERLAENLGKLYSETVSVSLFPQFVLAFFDIISIEWPNIDQWRVDKYYLLIRRILRHNFKFLKQNNWDEELVENWVNVLHQSVLSGEKNVSMGLPYHLCDIFIDELELVMFEDIQEEIDDLDNDASLEDKTKLLGKKIDIVSEVPVLKLLEPFQKLNKSAQLKTLREKCAEEVLNDERLKDWGVIEADDSDDSDNEGSGDDDDDDDEDEDEWKGF, from the coding sequence atgtCACAAACCTCAAGTTTTGTCAAGAAACTAGCATCCAATGACAAACCAACAAGAGATTCGGCATTGGAATCATTAAAGAATTTCCTTGGTTCCAAGAAAGATCTATCATTATTggatttgaagaaaatttggaaaggattatatttttcaatgtgGTATTGTGATCGATCTAAAGCACAAGAAAGATTAGCTGAAAACTTGGGTAAATTATATAGTGAAACAGTTAGTGTTCTGTTGTTTCCTCAATTTGTGTTGGCATTTTTCGATATTATAAGTATTGAATGGCCAAATATTGATCAATGGAGAGTCgataaatattatttattaattagaagaattttaagacataatttcaaatttttgaaacaaaataattggGATGAAGAACTTGTGGAAAACTGGGTCAATGTATTACATCAAAGCGTATTAAGTGGTGAAAAAAATGTCAGCATGGGATTACCTTATCATTTGTGTGATATATTTATAgatgaattggaattaGTCATGTTTGAAGATATTCAAGAAGAAATCGATGATTTGGATAATGATGCCAGTTTAGAAGATAAAACTAAACTACTTGGTAAAAAAATCGATATTGTATCAGAAGTTCCTGTATTAAAACTACTCGAGCCattccaaaaattgaataaactggcacaattgaaaacattgaGAGAAAAATGTGCTGAAGAAGTCTTGAATGATGAAAGATTGAAAGATTGGGGTGTTATTGAAGCTGATGATAGTGATGATAGTGACAACGAAGGTTCgggtgatgatgatgacgatgacgatgaagatgaagatgaatgGAAAGGGTTTTAA